From the Picosynechococcus sp. PCC 7002 genome, the window GCTACGGGAATACCCATTTCATAAATCATTGGTATTTCGTCAGCCTGGCTAGGAATTAAATGAATGCTTGTCTTGCGGCGGGGTTTCTTCCAGCTTTGAGCTTGGTAATCGTACACTTCTGTCGTGAGAGGGGTTGCGACGCGATACTGACTCGGGCGAGTCACTAGAGGGATGCCATTGAGCCGGAATTGAATCCCTTCTGGAATTAGAAACTGGCGGAAATAGTGATCCAATTTGAGCTTGGTTTCTGGGGGCCAGGCCATTTGCATTTTTACTAGGGTGCCAGATCGGAAAGTTCCACTGGGATTTTCCTGGGTAACTCGCTCCTGGCCATCATAGAGAAATTCAATCTGCTGACCTTTGCTTTGGACAAGGGCATAATCAGCGACACAGAGGGCTTCCTTAAACCCCCGGCCAAAGCGACCTCGCTTGAGATGGCTATCAGTTTTATGGGTGAGATAAACGACTCGCAAATCGGACAGGCATTCGATGCCGCTGCCATTATCTCGGCACTCAATATAGAATTGGCCCTGATGATAGCCGTAGTTGAGGTTAATTTGGCCAGGCTCTCCCTCAGCAATGGAATCTAAGGCGTTTTGCACTAATTCTTTGACGAGATGTTCGGGGGGGCGAGCGGCATTCATCGCGGCAAAGCCGTCGGTACTAATGGCGAGCCAGCCTTTGGATTGGGTCAGCATTGTCTTTCTTACTTTCCTTAAATCTAAGTGTTTAATAGAGTTAATTCAACCGATGGTTAAATGCCCTGGAATAGTTGGCGGTCTAGGGAAGTGACTCGGTTGTGGGAGGCAGCAAAAGTTGCTGCAGATAAATTTGCAGTTGAGGAAGGGTGAGATTATTGTTAAAGCTTCCTTTATGGGTCAGGGTGATCCTGCCGGTTTCCGAGGAAACCACAACCCCAATACAGCTACTCACTTGTTCTGAAATCCCCAGTGCTGCCAGGTGTCTGGTGCCATAGCGACGGGGTAAAGGCTGACAGGAGAGGGGAAGCAGGGTGGCGGCTGCAATGATTTCTTGGCCGCGAATTTGGGTTGCACCATCATGGAGCGGTGAACTCGGTCTAAAGATACGCACCAAATTATCTTGGGTTAGAGGCAGCTTTAGGGGGACACCAGGTCTGAGGGCATCTTGCTCGGTTAGGGGAATCTGGCGCTCAATAATTAATAAGGCACCAATTTGATACTGGGATAGGTAATTAATAGTCTGGATGAGGGTCTGGATGGTTGGACTGTGGCTTAAAGGCATATTTTCAGGCTTCGGCAAGGTCATCATCGGAAAAATGGATTATTTTTCAAGCTGCTAAGGTTATATCGGCGCTTTTTCTGCCTCTATGCAATTTTTGACGGTTCAGGCAGGATTTCTGTCTTAGGATCTGGGGATCCGAGTAAAGGACTTTGACAAAAAACAAACGGAGTTGCATAAATCTGAGAGAAAAGACGATCTAGTGCCATGGGGTTGTGATCAATGCCGACCCATGTTTACTTTGCTAATTTGAGCTTGTTAGGAACAGGGTTATGGCCACTGAATTAGATCGAGACATTGCTCAGGCGATCGCCTTACTGAATGAAACACCGGAAGAGGCACTCAATTTTTTTAATGACCTCTTACTACAAGGTCATCACCAGGGTCTGGCTTTTTTCTACCGGGGCATTGGCTTATTTTTGACGCGGCGTTATCAGTCTGCCCTCCGGGATTTTGACAACGCTGCCCCATATTTACAGGCATCAGGCCTTCATCGACAACGGATGACTCGGGGTGGTGATCAACTCAATCTTGAGTATTCCTGGGATCAACTCCTGCTCTACCGGGCTTCATGTTTAAAGGGTTTGGGCGATTATCCGGCTTTTTATCAACAGCGAGCCAGCTACCATTGGCAGGCTGCTTTACAGGATCTTTCGGCAGCGATTCACGGAGATCCCACCAGTGCACAGTGGCTTTATGAACGAGCGATTGTCTACCATGCCCAAGAACGTAATGCTGATGCCATTCGGGATCTCACCAAGGCGATCGCCCTCCGACCTGATTTTGTGGCTGCCCTGACGAAGCGGGCGGCACTCTATGCTCACCAGGGAGATTATGCAACGGCTCGCCGCGATTATCGTCAAGTATTGGTCTATGAGCCTAAATCCGCCAACATCCAGAAAAAATTGGCGGAAATTGAACAATTAGATCCGCTTCACTCACTAGAGACCCCTAGAGTGAGTTTACAGGCACCAACAACCGCCAGGGGAATTGGCCCGATTCCCTTTGAAATCTATGTTTCACCGCAATTACTCCGACAGCAAGATAATTCCTTACAGG encodes:
- a CDS encoding DNA integrity scanning protein DisA nucleotide-binding domain protein, translating into MMTLPKPENMPLSHSPTIQTLIQTINYLSQYQIGALLIIERQIPLTEQDALRPGVPLKLPLTQDNLVRIFRPSSPLHDGATQIRGQEIIAAATLLPLSCQPLPRRYGTRHLAALGISEQVSSCIGVVVSSETGRITLTHKGSFNNNLTLPQLQIYLQQLLLPPTTESLP
- a CDS encoding tetratricopeptide repeat protein is translated as MATELDRDIAQAIALLNETPEEALNFFNDLLLQGHHQGLAFFYRGIGLFLTRRYQSALRDFDNAAPYLQASGLHRQRMTRGGDQLNLEYSWDQLLLYRASCLKGLGDYPAFYQQRASYHWQAALQDLSAAIHGDPTSAQWLYERAIVYHAQERNADAIRDLTKAIALRPDFVAALTKRAALYAHQGDYATARRDYRQVLVYEPKSANIQKKLAEIEQLDPLHSLETPRVSLQAPTTARGIGPIPFEIYVSPQLLRQQDNSLQGKSNGYHTN